TGCAGCGGGTGGGCCTCGCTCCACGCCTGGTTCAGGGCCTGGGTGAACAGCTCGGTCGGCTGCGCGCCGGAGATGCCGTACTTCCCGTCGATGACGAAGAACGGCACGCCGCGGATGCCGTAGGCCTGGGCCTGGGTGATGTCGGCCCGCACGTCCTCGGCGTGAGCACGCGACTCGAGCACCCCGCGGGCCTGCTCCTCCTCGAGACCCGCGTCACCGGCGAGGCGCACCAGCACCTCGCGGTCGCCGATCTGCTCTCCCTCGGTGAAGAAGGCGCGCAGCAGCCGCTCCTTCATGGCGTCCGCACGGCCCTGGGTCGCGGCGAAGTGGATGAGCCGGTGGGCGTCGAAGGTGTTGCCCGACTTGGTCTCCCGCCAGTTGAACTCGAGCCCGACCGTGGCCGCGTTGGCCGCGAGCGACTCCTGGGCGGCGACCGCCTGCTCCAGCGTCATGCCGTACTTCGCGGCGAGCCTGTCGACGGTGCGGCCCTCGGCGATGGCCGGGGCGCCCGGGTCGAGCTGGAAGCTGTGCCAGACGACCTCGACCTCGTCGCGGTGCGCGAACGACTCGAGGGCCTCCTCGAGCCGGCGCTTGCCGACGTAGCAGAACGGGCACACGACGTCTGACCAGATGTCCACCTTCATGGGACGGTCAACTACCTCCCCGCCAACCCCATTCCCGACTTTGTCTGCGCGACGAGCGCAAGACCCGCCAGCACCTCCCTCACCCGTTCCTGCCGCAGACGACGTCGGGGGTGCAGACAGCGGTATGCCGCCCGCTCAGGTGAGCGGGCGGCATACCGGGTGGTGCGGGGCTGGGAAGCGCTGGGTCAGCGCGTCCCTCAGCGCTCCTCGGTGCCGGCGATGAAGGCCTCGAGCTTGGTGCGGCCCTCGGTGTCCTCGCGCTGCACGGGCGGGGACTTCATCAGGTAGGACGAGGCGCTGATCAGGGCGCCGCCGATGCCGCGGTCCTTGGCGATCTTCGCCGCCCGGATGGCGTCGATGATGATGCCGGCCGAGTTCGGGGAGTCCCAGACCTCGAGCTTGTACTCGAGGTTCAGCGGCACGTCGCCGAACGCGCGGCCCTCGAGGCGCACGTAGGCCCACTTGCGGTCGTCGAGCCACGCGACGTAGTCGGACGGGCCGATGTGGACGTTCTTGTCCTCGATCTTGCCGGCCAGCGGGCCGTTGAGGTTCGAGGTGACGGCCTGGGTCTTGGAGACCTTCTTGGACTCGAGGCGCTCGCGCTCGAGCATGTTCTTGAAGTCCATGTTGCCGCCGACGTTCAGCTGGTAGGTGCGGTCGAGCGTGACGCCGCGGTCCTCGAACAGCTTGGCCATGACGCGGTGGGTGATGGTGGCACCGACCTGGCTCTTGATGTCGTCACCGATGACCGGCACACCCGCGGCCTCGAACTTCGCCGCCCACTCCGGGTCGGAGGCGATGAACACGGGGAGGGCGTTGACGAAGGCCACGCCGGCGTCGATGGCGCACTGGGCGTAGAACTTGTCGGCCTCCTCCGAACCCACCGGCAGGTAGGAGACCAGGACGTCGACCTGGTTGTCCTTGAGCACCTTGACGACGTCGACCGGCTCGGCCGCGGACTCCTCGATGGTCAGGGCGTAGTACTTGCCGATGCCGTCGAGGGTGTGGCCGCGCTGCACCGTGACGCCGGTGGTCGGGACGTCCGCGATCTTGATGGTGTTGTTCTCGGAGGCGTTGATGGCCTCGGCGAGGTCCTTGCCGACCTTCTTGTCATCGACGTCGAACGCAGCGACGAACTCGACGTCCTTGACGTGGTAGTCGCCGAACTGGACGTGCATGAGCCCGGGGACGGTGCCCGACGGGTCAGCGTCCTTGTAGTACTCGACTCCCTGCACCAGCGAGCTGGCGCAGTTGCCGACGCCGACGATGGCGACGCGCACGGTTCCCATGGAATCTCCTTTGGTTCTCATCAAGGGGTGTTTGACGGGTCTTGGGGGGCCGGGACGTCCTGCGTGCGCAGGCCCGGCTGGTTGCGCTCTGCGGTGATCAGCTCGGTCAGCCAGCGCACCTCGCGCTCGGCGGAGTCGAGGCCGTGGCGCTGGAGCTCGGCGGTGTAGGCGTCGAGCCGCTCACGGTTCTTGGCGGCCGCGGCGCGGATGTTGGCCAGCCGCTCCTCGAGGCGGCTGCGACGCCCCTCGAGGATGCGCAGTCGTACCTCCGCCTCGGTGCGGGCGAAGAACGCGAAGTGGACGTCGAAGGTGTCGTCCTCCCACGCGGCCGGCCCCGAGTCGCGCACGAGGGCCTGGAAGTGCTCCTTGCCCTCGGCCGTGAGCTCGTAGACGATCCGCGCGCGTCGGCTCCCGGCGGTGCCGGGGGTCGTGCCCGCTGGGGCGTCGGTGATCCAGCCGCGTTCGAGGAGGGTGCGCAGGCAGGGGTAGAGCGTCCCGTAGGACAGGGCCCGAAAGGCGCCGAGCGCGGCGTTGAGCCGCTTGCGCAGCTCGTAGCCGTGCATCGGGCTCTCGTGGAGGAGGCCGAGCACCGCGAAGGCCAGCAGGTCGGCGCGTCGGGGCATGAGGTCTCCTTCCGTGCAGGGCAGGGGGGTGGTTCGACGTGACAAACTCGAGGTATGTCAGGTGCAACCTAGCATCAGATATATCGGAGCGATATAGCCCGCGCGGGTCATCCGGGAACTCACCCGTCCGGATGGCCGTTCACCCACCCGGTGTCCCCGCGCCGCCTGACGGCGCGACCGCGTTCGTGGGCGGCGGGTCCGGCTCGGGGCTCTGTCCCGCTCGGTGGCGTGATTGTGCAGGTCAGGGGGCCTGTGGTCCACCTGCAGAATGACTACTTCCAGAAATCATGGTCATACTGAGGGACGGACCGTCGGCATCGACGGTCCGCCCGTGTGTCGATCGAGAAGGTTTGATGAGCACTCCACGTCCCAAGACGCGTGCCCAGGCGCCGAAGACGCGAGCCCAGGCCAAGGCCCGCCAGTCCAAGGCCAAGCAGCAGAAGCAGGGCTTCGACGGCCGACTGTGGGGGAAGCGCCTCGGCCTCGCCGCGCTCGGCGCTGCCCTGCTCGGCGTCATCGGCTTCTTCGTCGCCTACGCGTCGACCGACATCCCGGAGCCGAACGACCTGGCCGACGCCCAGGCCTCGGTCATCTACTACTCGGACGGCAAGACCGAGATCGACCGGATCAGCGAGGTCAACCGCGAGTCCGTCGAGCTGTCGAAGATCCCGAAGTCCGTGCAGCAGGCGCACCTCGCCGCTGAGGACCGCAACTTCTACGAGAACTCCGGCATCTCCCCGACCGGCATCGCGCGCGCGGTGTGGGTGGGGCTGCGCGGCGGGGCCACCCAGGGTGGCTCCACCATCACCCAGCAGTACGTCAAGAACTACTTCCTGACCCAGGACCAGACGCTGAGCCGCAAGGGCAAGGAGATCCTGATCTCGATCAAGATCGCCAAGCAGAAGTCCAAGGACCAGATCCTCGAGGACTACCTCAACACCATCTACTACGGCCGCGGCGCCTACGGCATCCAGACCGCCGCCAAGGCCTACTTCAACAAGGACGTCTCCAAGCTCAACGCAGCCGAGGGCGCCCTGCTCGCCTCCGTGATCCGGGGCCCGTCGTACTACGACCCGGGCCTGGGCGCCGAGCAGAAGAAGAACGCCGAGTCGCGGGTCGACTACGTCCTCGACGGCATGGTCGGCGAGGGCTGGCTCGACCAGGGGCAGCGCGCGAAGATGAGCTTCCCCAAGGTCGTGTCGTACAAGGCACGCCAGGGCGCCAGCGGCCCGAGCGGCTACCTCACCAACGAGGTGAAGAAGGAGCTGCGCACCAAGCTCAAGCTCACCGACGCCGACATCGACCGGGGCGGCTACAAGATCGTCACGACCATCGACAGGAACGACCAGAAGGCGGCGGTCGCCGCGGTCGAGAAGCGGATGCCCAAGGGCAAGGGCGCCGAGGGCCTGCGGGCCGGTCTCGTCGCGATCCAGCCGGGCAACGGCGCGATCAAGGCGATGTACGGCGGCGAGAACTACCAGAAGGTGCAGTTCAACGCCGCGGTCGACGCCACCATGCAGGCCGGCTCGACGTTCAAGGTCTTCACCCTGATCGCCGCCCTCCAGGAGGAGATCAGCACCAAGACGAAGTACCCCGGCCAGAGCCCGCAGTTCTTCGAGGAGTTCAAGAGCGAGGAGAACCCCGAGGGCGAGGTCGTCAACTTCAGTGACGAGACCTTCGGTCGGATCGACCTGCGCTTCGCGACCGCGCACTCGGTCAACACGGTCTACTTCCCGCTCAACGTGGAGGTGACCCCGAAGAAGACCAAGGCCGCGGCGATCTCGGCCGGCCTGCCCGACGACAAGACGGCGGCCGCCCGAAAGCAGCCCAAGCTCGGCGAGAACTACGCCAACGTGTTCGGTACCGACGACGTGCGGGTCATCGACATGGCCAACGCCTACGCGACCATCGCCGCGAACGGCGTCCGGGCCACGCCGTACCTCATCGCGTCGGTCAAGGGCGGCCCCGGCGACCTCGACTACAAGGCGAAGATCAGCAAGAAGGCGGTCTTCGACAAGGACGTGATGGCCGACACCATCGACGCCATGACCGAGGTCGTCGAGGACGGCACGGGCACCTTCGCCAGCCGGCTGGGCCGGCCCGCTGCCGGCAAGACCGGCACCACCAGCGGCAACTACGCGGCTTGGTTCGACGGGTTCACCCCGCAGCTGGCCACCGCCGTCGGGATCTACAAGGACAAGGACGGCACCCCGCAGCCGATGAACGAGGTCCCCGGCCTCTTCGGCCCGGGCACGTCGGGCGAGCTCACCGGTGGCACCGTCCCGGTGCGCATCTGGACCGACTTCATGGAGGGCGCCCTCAAGGGCGAGAAGGTGCTCGAGTTCCCTGAGCGGGCCGGTGTGGGCGACGAGAAGGTGCCGACCCCGACGCCGACGCGCACCTCGTCCTCGACCACGACCACGACGACCACGACGACCACGACGACGACCACCCGGCCCACGACCAAGACGGATACGCCGAAGCCGACGAAGACCAACAGGCCGCCCAAGCCGACGCTGACCACCGTCGAACCGACTCCCAGCGAAACGATCCTCCCTGGCGGCGGCCAGACCACTGCGCCGTGACCGGTCAGGGGGGTGACGGCGCGCTCGCGGTGGTCGGGGGCCCGCTGGGACGCCATGCCTCCGCCCGGGCCCGGTCCTGGCTGGCCACCGTCACGCCCCTGCTGGTGCTCTCGACGGCGATGGTCGGCCTCGGGGTCGCCCAGCGCGGTCACTGCGTCGCCAACGGGTGGAACGGCACCGACCAGTTCTGGCGTGCCTGCTTCTCGGACCTGCCGGCGCTCTACCGGCTCGGTAACCTCGACGCCGGCCTCGGCGGCTACCTGACCGGCACGGCCTCGCTCGACCACCCGGTGCTGACCGGGAGCCTCATGGCCCTGGTGGGGGGACTGGTCCCTGACGGCGGTGTGCTCGAGCAGACCCGCTGGTACTTCCTGCTGTGGGCGGTGCTCGCGGCTGCGCTCGTCGCCGCCACGGTCTACCTCACCGCGGCGGCGCGTCCGCGGCACGCAGCCGACGCCGCGGTGGTGGCGGCGAGCCCGCTGCTGGTGATCTCGCCCCTGGTCTCCGCCGACGTGTTCGGCGTCGCCCTGGTGGCGGCGGGGCTGTGGGCGTGGTCGAGGCGCTGGCCGGTGCTGGCGGGGGCGCTGCTCGGCCTGGCGGCCACCGCCCGCACCTACCCCCTGCTGGTGCTCCTCGCGCTGCTCCTGCTGGGCCTGCGCAGTGGCCGGCTGCCGGTCGTGGGCCGGGCGCTCGCGGGGGCGGGCGCCGCGGCCGCCGTGGTGATGCTGCCGTTCCTGGTCTCGAACCGCGACGCCGTCACGGCCCCGTTCACGGCCTGGGCCGGTGGCGGCGCGGGCCTGGGGTCGCCGTGGATCATCCCCCAGCTCCTCGGGCACCCCCTCCCGGAGGGGCTGGTCACGGCCCTCGCCGTCATCGGTGTGGTCGCCGCGGTGCTCGCGGGCGCCCTCCTCGCCCTCGGCGCGAACCGGCGACCGTCGGTCGCGGAGGTCTCGGTGGTGCTCGTGGGCGTCGCCCTGGTCACCGGCAAGAGCTTCCCGGTGCAGGCGTCGCTGTGGCTGCTGCCCCTGCTGGCGCTGTGCGGCCTGCGCTGGCGCGACCACCTGCTCTGGGCAGGGGCCGAGGCGATGCACTTCGCCATGGTGTGGCTCTACATCGGGGGCATGAGCAAGGCCGACCGCGGCCTGCCGGCCCCCTGGTATGCCGTGTTCCTGGCCCTGCGCGTGGCGGCCGTGCTGTACCTCGTCTGGCGCGTCTGGCGCACCGCCTCCGCGCGCCCGGCCGAGGAGCCTGCTGAGGAGCTGGCCGAGGAGCCGGTGACGGACGAGGCCGACGAGGACGAGCTCGCTGGCGGCTTCGCCGGTGCCCGCGACCAGCTCATCGTCCGCATCGGCTGACCGGCCCGTGGAGCCCGGGGTTGTGGATGACCGATTACGCCCAGTCGCCCGCTGCGGGTACCCTTGTCAGGTTCCCCCGCGGCATACGCACAAGCGGTGCCTGACGGGGGATCGCACTGCAACCCTCCTGTCACGGAGAGACCGTGACCGCTAAAGACCAAAGGAGGCGGGTTACAAGCATGCGTCAGTACGAACTCATGGTCATCCTCGACCCGGAGCTCGACGACCGGACGGTCGCTCCGTCGCTCGAGAAGTTCCTCACCGTCGTCACCAAGGACGGCGGCACCGTGGACAACGTCGACATCTGGGGTCGTCGTCGTCTCGCGTACGAGATCAAGAAGAAGTCCGAGGGCATCTACGCCGTCGTCAACATGACTGCTGAGCCGGCCACGGCCAAGGAGCTGGACCGCCAGCTCAACCTCAACGAGTCGGTCATGCGCACCAAGCTGCTGCGCCCCGGCGCCTGACAGCCCACGACACACACCTGAACCACCACCCGACAGGGGGATCCGCTTCATGGCTGGCGACACCGTCATCACCATCATCGGCAACATCACCGGGGACCCGGAGCTGCGCTTCACCCCCTCCGGTGCTGCCGTCGCGAACTTCACCGTGGCCTCCACGCCGCGCGCGTTCGACCGGCAGAGCAATGAGTGGAAGGACGGCGAGACGCTGTTCATGCGCTGCTCCGTGTGGCGCGACGCAGCCGAGAACGTCGCCGAGTCCCTGCAGCGCGGCACCCGCGTGATCGTGTCCGGCCGCCTGAAGTCTCGCTCCTACGAGACCAAGGAGGGCGAGAAGCGCACGGTCATCGAGATGGAGGTCGACGAGGTCGGCCCGTCGCTGCGCTACGCGACCGCCAAGGTCAACAAGACCCAGCGCGGTGGTGGCGGCGGCGGTGGCTTCGGCGGCGGCCAGCAGGGTGGCGGCTGGAGCGGCCAGCAGGGTGGCGGCCAGCAGGACGACCCGTGGGCGACCGGTCCCTCCGGTGGCCAGCAGGGCGCCCCGCAGCAGGGTGGCCAGCAGGGTGGCGGTTGGGGCGGCGGCGCGCCGTCCTACGACGAGCCCCCCTTCTGATCCGCTCCGGTTCAGGACCTTCCGGTATGCCGCGTGCGCGAGCGGGCGGCCATGCCACCAGCAAGACGTAAGAACACCATCCCTGGGACACCAGGGCTCATCCGCTGAGTTGCTCAGCAGAAGGAGAGCACCACGATGGCCAAGCCCGTTGTGCGCAAGCCCAAGAAGAAGGCCAACCCGCTGAAGGCGGCGAAGGTCGAGAACATCGACTACAAGGACACCGCGCTGCTGCGCAAGTTCATCTCCGACCGCGGCAAGATCCGCGCTCGCCGGGTGACCGGTGTGTCCGTCCAGGAGCAGCGGCTCATCGCCACCGCGGTCAAGAACGCCCGCGAGATGGCGCTGCTGCCCTACTCCAGCAGCTCTCGCTGACCCGGGTTCGAGGAGGAACTGAAATGAAGGTCATTCTCACCCACGACGTGTCCAACCTCGGCACCGCCGGCGACGTCGTCGACGTCAAGGACGGCTACGCCCGCAACTTCCTGTTCCGCCGTGGCCTGGCCACCGCGTGGACCAAGGGCGGGCAGAAGCAGGTCGACGCCATCGCCAAGGGCCGGGAGGTCCGTGCGGTCAGGACCCTCGAGGAGGCCAAGTCCATCAAGGGCAACCTCGAGGCCAAGCCGGTGAAGGTCGAGGCCCACGCCGGTCAGTCCGGCCGCCTCTTCGGCGCCGTCTCGAGTGCCGACGTCGCCGCCGCCGTCAAGGCTGCTGGTGGCCCGGAGCTCGACCGCCGCAAGATCGAGATCAAGAACCCGATCAAGGCCGTCGGCGCCCACGAGGCGCTCGTGCGCCTGCACCCGGAGGTGCAGGCCACGGTCAAGCTGGACGTCGTCGCCGGCTGACCCAGCACACCGCTGCACTGCCGAAGGCCCGGTCCCCGCGGGGGGGGCCGGGCCTTCGTCGTGCACCGGAGCCGGCGGTCCCGGCGCTCCGGGACCAGCTGGTCAGCTGCCGTAGAGCGCGCGCACGCCGGCGCCGTCGCTGCTGGTGAAGCTCAGGTCGTCGGACGTCCCGTTGCACTGCGGGTAGTGCATGATCGACGCGCTGTCGTAGGGGGTCAGCGGGCGCCAGTTGTTGTCCTCGAAGCAGGTGCCTGCTTCGGGGCGGGTGTGCTCGTGGCGGAAACCGAGGGTGTGGCCGAGCTCGTGGCCGAGGATGTTGGTGGGCGTCCACGAGCCGGACGTCCAGATCGAGTCGTCGACGAGCACGTTGCGCGAGCGCTTGGGGCTGCTGGGGAAGAACGCGCGGGCGATGTACTGGGTCGTCGCGACGGGCTCCACCGAGAACACCACGTTGTTGTTGCGGGTGTTGCAGTTGGCGTCCTGGGTCGGCACGTAGACGAAGTTGACCTTCGACGACGCCGCCTCCCACAGCCCGGCGCCGCCGGCCATCGCCGAGACGATGCGGGAGTGGTCGGCACCGAACTTGGTGCTCACGCAGTAGGTCAGGTTCCCGACCTGGGCG
This Knoellia sp. p5-6-4 DNA region includes the following protein-coding sequences:
- a CDS encoding DsbA family oxidoreductase, which gives rise to MKVDIWSDVVCPFCYVGKRRLEEALESFAHRDEVEVVWHSFQLDPGAPAIAEGRTVDRLAAKYGMTLEQAVAAQESLAANAATVGLEFNWRETKSGNTFDAHRLIHFAATQGRADAMKERLLRAFFTEGEQIGDREVLVRLAGDAGLEEEQARGVLESRAHAEDVRADITQAQAYGIRGVPFFVIDGKYGISGAQPTELFTQALNQAWSEAHPLQMVTTDGDATCEGESCAV
- a CDS encoding inositol-3-phosphate synthase; amino-acid sequence: MGTVRVAIVGVGNCASSLVQGVEYYKDADPSGTVPGLMHVQFGDYHVKDVEFVAAFDVDDKKVGKDLAEAINASENNTIKIADVPTTGVTVQRGHTLDGIGKYYALTIEESAAEPVDVVKVLKDNQVDVLVSYLPVGSEEADKFYAQCAIDAGVAFVNALPVFIASDPEWAAKFEAAGVPVIGDDIKSQVGATITHRVMAKLFEDRGVTLDRTYQLNVGGNMDFKNMLERERLESKKVSKTQAVTSNLNGPLAGKIEDKNVHIGPSDYVAWLDDRKWAYVRLEGRAFGDVPLNLEYKLEVWDSPNSAGIIIDAIRAAKIAKDRGIGGALISASSYLMKSPPVQREDTEGRTKLEAFIAGTEER
- a CDS encoding PadR family transcriptional regulator; translation: MPRRADLLAFAVLGLLHESPMHGYELRKRLNAALGAFRALSYGTLYPCLRTLLERGWITDAPAGTTPGTAGSRRARIVYELTAEGKEHFQALVRDSGPAAWEDDTFDVHFAFFARTEAEVRLRILEGRRSRLEERLANIRAAAAKNRERLDAYTAELQRHGLDSAEREVRWLTELITAERNQPGLRTQDVPAPQDPSNTP
- a CDS encoding transglycosylase domain-containing protein produces the protein MSTPRPKTRAQAPKTRAQAKARQSKAKQQKQGFDGRLWGKRLGLAALGAALLGVIGFFVAYASTDIPEPNDLADAQASVIYYSDGKTEIDRISEVNRESVELSKIPKSVQQAHLAAEDRNFYENSGISPTGIARAVWVGLRGGATQGGSTITQQYVKNYFLTQDQTLSRKGKEILISIKIAKQKSKDQILEDYLNTIYYGRGAYGIQTAAKAYFNKDVSKLNAAEGALLASVIRGPSYYDPGLGAEQKKNAESRVDYVLDGMVGEGWLDQGQRAKMSFPKVVSYKARQGASGPSGYLTNEVKKELRTKLKLTDADIDRGGYKIVTTIDRNDQKAAVAAVEKRMPKGKGAEGLRAGLVAIQPGNGAIKAMYGGENYQKVQFNAAVDATMQAGSTFKVFTLIAALQEEISTKTKYPGQSPQFFEEFKSEENPEGEVVNFSDETFGRIDLRFATAHSVNTVYFPLNVEVTPKKTKAAAISAGLPDDKTAAARKQPKLGENYANVFGTDDVRVIDMANAYATIAANGVRATPYLIASVKGGPGDLDYKAKISKKAVFDKDVMADTIDAMTEVVEDGTGTFASRLGRPAAGKTGTTSGNYAAWFDGFTPQLATAVGIYKDKDGTPQPMNEVPGLFGPGTSGELTGGTVPVRIWTDFMEGALKGEKVLEFPERAGVGDEKVPTPTPTRTSSSTTTTTTTTTTTTTTRPTTKTDTPKPTKTNRPPKPTLTTVEPTPSETILPGGGQTTAP
- a CDS encoding glycosyltransferase 87 family protein, giving the protein MTGQGGDGALAVVGGPLGRHASARARSWLATVTPLLVLSTAMVGLGVAQRGHCVANGWNGTDQFWRACFSDLPALYRLGNLDAGLGGYLTGTASLDHPVLTGSLMALVGGLVPDGGVLEQTRWYFLLWAVLAAALVAATVYLTAAARPRHAADAAVVAASPLLVISPLVSADVFGVALVAAGLWAWSRRWPVLAGALLGLAATARTYPLLVLLALLLLGLRSGRLPVVGRALAGAGAAAAVVMLPFLVSNRDAVTAPFTAWAGGGAGLGSPWIIPQLLGHPLPEGLVTALAVIGVVAAVLAGALLALGANRRPSVAEVSVVLVGVALVTGKSFPVQASLWLLPLLALCGLRWRDHLLWAGAEAMHFAMVWLYIGGMSKADRGLPAPWYAVFLALRVAAVLYLVWRVWRTASARPAEEPAEELAEEPVTDEADEDELAGGFAGARDQLIVRIG
- the rpsF gene encoding 30S ribosomal protein S6 — encoded protein: MRQYELMVILDPELDDRTVAPSLEKFLTVVTKDGGTVDNVDIWGRRRLAYEIKKKSEGIYAVVNMTAEPATAKELDRQLNLNESVMRTKLLRPGA
- a CDS encoding single-stranded DNA-binding protein, with product MAGDTVITIIGNITGDPELRFTPSGAAVANFTVASTPRAFDRQSNEWKDGETLFMRCSVWRDAAENVAESLQRGTRVIVSGRLKSRSYETKEGEKRTVIEMEVDEVGPSLRYATAKVNKTQRGGGGGGGFGGGQQGGGWSGQQGGGQQDDPWATGPSGGQQGAPQQGGQQGGGWGGGAPSYDEPPF
- the rpsR gene encoding 30S ribosomal protein S18 — encoded protein: MAKPVVRKPKKKANPLKAAKVENIDYKDTALLRKFISDRGKIRARRVTGVSVQEQRLIATAVKNAREMALLPYSSSSR
- the rplI gene encoding 50S ribosomal protein L9, which codes for MKVILTHDVSNLGTAGDVVDVKDGYARNFLFRRGLATAWTKGGQKQVDAIAKGREVRAVRTLEEAKSIKGNLEAKPVKVEAHAGQSGRLFGAVSSADVAAAVKAAGGPELDRRKIEIKNPIKAVGAHEALVRLHPEVQATVKLDVVAG
- a CDS encoding M57 family metalloprotease, yielding MKRVSARLALAASGVAAVTCASLGVAAAAPAGSTTGEVPSFSEFLDSSYRDVDDQYIVNGDEPEMSTGGMRIFYDRMVDPKEPHTDEDSLIVNTVGGQDDRWSTAQVGNLTYCVSTKFGADHSRIVSAMAGGAGLWEAASSKVNFVYVPTQDANCNTRNNNVVFSVEPVATTQYIARAFFPSSPKRSRNVLVDDSIWTSGSWTPTNILGHELGHTLGFRHEHTRPEAGTCFEDNNWRPLTPYDSASIMHYPQCNGTSDDLSFTSSDGAGVRALYGS